One part of the Desulfobulbaceae bacterium genome encodes these proteins:
- a CDS encoding hydrogenase iron-sulfur subunit: MDKKKQAYICTGCGIGDALDIEALSRVVSSEMKVECKSHAALCGKDGRALIEGDISGGVNTIIIGACSPRVMQDEFNFGDDKIVVRANLREQCVWCQGEDADAEYVQELASDNMRMECKRSDKTELPEAYQMETLNRDILVMGGGIAGLTAAKEAAAAGYNVTLIEKMGVLGGKANGWRKQFPTKAPWTDLESPTISAMVKEVESDSNITVKTETEVARIGGAPGAFSVTLKAAGAQSEWDAPDKVTADQQDAINKGTMEDPNKGLKPYAKVNPDAQVFGAVILATGWTPADVSAYEHLGHGKIKNVVTNAEFEKLAKEGKVPAKVAFIQSPGAAENDNDFPYCNSVTSMVALKQASYVREDNPDGKAYILYQHMRTPGNMEMFYKGAQNNDGIFLTKATVTGVEEAGGSLTVAMTDTLLNEDITIDVDMVVLAAGLVPATKHEDSINLAYRQGPAFLDLDLFDGYADSHFICFPYETRRTGVYTCGGVRKAMTMEETIDDATGAALKAIQCLESADRGVAVHPRSGDKTYPEFFFQRCTQCKRCTEECPFGALDDDEKGTPLPNPTRCRRCGTCMGACPERIIGFKDYNVDMIGSMVKAVEVPDDDEDKLRILALVCENDAYPALDMAGMRHKKISNLVRIIPVRCLGSVNMVWIKDALSSGMDGVILLGCKYGDDYQCHFVKGSEIADKRMANIGDTLSTLGLEPERCRAEQIAITDYDKVADVINGFVEEMIELGPNPFKGF, encoded by the coding sequence ATGGATAAGAAAAAACAAGCATATATCTGTACTGGATGTGGAATAGGTGATGCTCTTGATATTGAGGCCCTATCGCGGGTGGTTTCCTCCGAGATGAAAGTTGAATGCAAAAGCCACGCGGCTTTATGCGGTAAAGACGGCAGGGCTTTGATTGAAGGTGACATCAGTGGTGGTGTAAATACTATAATAATTGGCGCCTGTTCTCCTCGCGTTATGCAGGATGAATTTAATTTTGGCGATGACAAGATAGTCGTTCGCGCTAATCTTCGTGAGCAGTGCGTCTGGTGTCAGGGTGAAGATGCTGATGCTGAGTATGTTCAGGAACTGGCCTCTGATAATATGCGAATGGAGTGTAAGCGTTCTGATAAAACTGAATTGCCTGAAGCATATCAGATGGAGACCCTTAACCGGGATATCCTCGTTATGGGTGGTGGTATTGCCGGACTTACTGCTGCCAAAGAAGCTGCTGCTGCAGGCTACAATGTTACCCTCATTGAAAAAATGGGTGTACTTGGTGGTAAAGCTAATGGTTGGAGAAAACAGTTTCCAACTAAAGCGCCTTGGACCGATCTTGAATCACCAACAATTAGTGCTATGGTTAAAGAAGTAGAGAGTGACTCAAATATTACCGTTAAAACCGAAACCGAAGTGGCACGTATCGGCGGCGCACCTGGTGCATTCTCTGTAACGTTGAAAGCCGCTGGTGCCCAATCTGAATGGGATGCACCTGATAAAGTAACTGCCGATCAGCAGGATGCTATTAATAAAGGTACCATGGAAGACCCCAATAAAGGGTTGAAACCGTATGCCAAGGTAAATCCTGATGCCCAGGTTTTCGGTGCAGTTATTCTGGCCACCGGCTGGACTCCGGCGGACGTTTCTGCCTATGAACATCTAGGTCATGGTAAAATTAAAAATGTTGTGACCAATGCGGAGTTTGAAAAGCTTGCCAAAGAAGGTAAGGTACCTGCTAAAGTTGCCTTTATTCAGAGTCCAGGCGCTGCTGAAAATGACAATGATTTCCCATACTGTAACTCTGTTACAAGTATGGTTGCCTTGAAACAGGCCAGCTATGTCCGTGAAGATAATCCTGATGGCAAAGCGTATATTCTTTATCAGCACATGAGAACACCTGGGAACATGGAAATGTTTTATAAGGGTGCTCAGAATAATGATGGTATCTTTTTGACAAAGGCTACAGTTACCGGTGTCGAAGAGGCTGGTGGCTCACTCACGGTCGCTATGACGGATACGCTTCTCAATGAAGATATTACTATTGATGTGGATATGGTAGTTTTGGCAGCAGGACTTGTGCCAGCGACAAAACATGAGGATAGCATTAATCTCGCCTATCGACAGGGGCCAGCATTTTTGGACCTTGATCTGTTTGACGGTTATGCAGACTCTCATTTTATCTGTTTTCCTTATGAGACTCGTAGAACCGGTGTTTACACCTGTGGCGGTGTGCGGAAAGCTATGACCATGGAAGAAACCATTGATGATGCAACTGGAGCAGCTTTAAAGGCTATCCAATGTCTTGAGTCAGCTGATCGCGGTGTTGCGGTTCATCCTCGTTCTGGTGACAAGACATATCCTGAATTCTTTTTCCAGAGATGTACACAGTGTAAACGATGCACCGAGGAGTGTCCATTTGGCGCGCTTGATGATGATGAAAAGGGAACTCCGCTTCCAAATCCAACCCGTTGCCGTCGTTGTGGTACCTGTATGGGTGCATGCCCAGAGCGAATTATCGGTTTTAAGGATTATAATGTCGATATGATCGGCTCTATGGTTAAGGCTGTAGAGGTTCCGGATGACGATGAAGATAAGCTTCGAATCCTGGCTCTGGTTTGTGAAAATGATGCCTATCCTGCCCTCGATATGGCTGGTATGCGTCATAAAAAGATCAGTAATCTTGTTCGAATTATACCAGTCCGTTGTCTTGGATCCGTAAATATGGTTTGGATTAAAGACGCTCTCTCTTCCGGTATGGACGGCGTAATCCTGCTTGGCTGTAAGTATGGCGATGATTATCAATGCCATTTTGTCAAGGGCAGTGAGATTGCTGATAAGAGAATGGCAAATATCGGTGATACTCTGTCAACTCTTGGACTCGAGCCAGAGCGCTGTCGCGCAGAGCAGATTGCTATCACAGATTATGATAAAGTTGCAGATGTTATTAATGGTTTCGTTGAAGAGATGATTGAACTCGGACCAAATCCATTCAAGGGTTTCTAA
- a CDS encoding CoB--CoM heterodisulfide reductase iron-sulfur subunit A family protein translates to MTDAGGASSAGAVLVVGGGISGMTAALEAAEVGKDVFLIEKNPYLGGRVAQLNQYFPKLCPPSCGMEINFKRIKNNRKVRMYTMTQVKKVSGSAGNYEVTLETTPRFVNSKCTACNDCVGVCPEERSNGFNFGMDKTKAIYKAHEMSFPMKYVIDAEACTKCGKCVEACKYSAIDTDMKAESFTVNVAAIVWATGWNPYDPAKMDNLKFKDSDAIITNMMMERLAAPGGPTDGKILRPGDNKEPESFGFVQCAGSRDENHLEFCSYICCMASMKQITYIRERYPVAPIYVFYIDLRTPGKYEKFREKLMADPNTHFIKGKVADIIPESDGGVTLVAENAVTGDKITQKVDLAVLATGMEPAAKAQGAALGLKMDSNGFIVSDADAAMLSAGCAKKASDVVTSTQNATAAALKAIQASRR, encoded by the coding sequence ATGACAGACGCAGGTGGAGCATCCAGTGCGGGTGCGGTACTGGTCGTAGGTGGCGGAATCAGTGGTATGACCGCAGCCTTAGAAGCCGCAGAGGTTGGCAAGGACGTTTTTCTTATTGAAAAAAATCCTTACTTGGGAGGGCGTGTAGCACAGCTTAATCAGTACTTTCCAAAATTATGCCCGCCATCATGCGGAATGGAGATTAACTTTAAGAGAATTAAGAATAACCGGAAAGTTCGCATGTATACCATGACCCAGGTTAAGAAAGTATCTGGATCTGCCGGTAATTACGAAGTAACCCTGGAAACTACTCCTCGATTTGTAAACAGTAAGTGTACGGCGTGCAACGATTGCGTTGGAGTGTGTCCGGAAGAGCGCAGTAATGGCTTTAACTTCGGCATGGACAAAACAAAGGCGATCTATAAAGCACACGAGATGTCATTTCCAATGAAATACGTTATCGATGCTGAGGCATGCACAAAATGTGGTAAATGTGTGGAAGCATGTAAATATAGTGCCATTGATACAGATATGAAAGCTGAATCATTTACCGTAAATGTCGCTGCTATAGTCTGGGCAACAGGATGGAATCCCTATGATCCTGCCAAAATGGATAACCTTAAATTTAAAGATTCAGATGCCATCATCACTAATATGATGATGGAGCGTCTTGCTGCACCTGGTGGACCTACAGACGGTAAGATTCTCCGCCCTGGTGACAATAAAGAACCTGAAAGTTTTGGTTTTGTTCAGTGTGCTGGGTCTCGAGATGAAAATCATCTTGAATTCTGCTCGTACATCTGCTGCATGGCAAGTATGAAGCAGATTACCTATATCCGTGAGCGCTATCCGGTGGCACCAATTTATGTATTTTATATTGATCTGAGAACACCGGGTAAATATGAGAAGTTCCGAGAGAAGCTCATGGCCGATCCGAATACACATTTCATCAAAGGAAAAGTAGCAGATATCATTCCTGAAAGTGATGGCGGTGTTACTCTTGTGGCTGAAAATGCTGTTACAGGTGATAAAATTACCCAAAAAGTTGATCTGGCTGTTCTGGCAACTGGTATGGAACCAGCTGCTAAGGCACAGGGTGCTGCTTTGGGACTCAAGATGGATTCAAATGGCTTCATCGTAAGTGATGCAGATGCTGCAATGCTTTCAGCTGGCTGCGCCAAAAAGGCATCTGATGTCGTGACTTCTACTCAGAATGCGACAGCTGCGGCATTAAAAGCAATTCAAGCCTCAAGGAGATAG
- the rplW gene encoding 50S ribosomal protein L23, giving the protein MKNIYDVIRKPCLTEKAMFLQEDTNQVVLKVDPRANKIEIKNAAEKLFNIKVDGVRTCNMHGKQKRVGKHAGRANDWKKAYLSLAADQKLDFLEEL; this is encoded by the coding sequence ATGAAAAATATATACGATGTCATACGAAAACCTTGTCTTACTGAAAAAGCCATGTTTCTCCAGGAAGATACGAATCAAGTGGTTTTGAAAGTAGATCCAAGAGCGAATAAGATTGAGATTAAAAACGCGGCTGAAAAACTGTTTAATATCAAAGTTGATGGTGTTCGTACTTGTAATATGCACGGTAAGCAAAAACGTGTTGGAAAACATGCAGGTCGCGCCAATGATTGGAAAAAAGCCTATTTGAGCTTAGCTGCAGATCAAAAACTCGACTTCTTGGAAGAGTTATAA
- the rplC gene encoding 50S ribosomal protein L3 — protein MPNSLGMLGKKIGMTRLYDENGCAIGVTALEIGPCVVLQVKTLETDGYSAIQLGFDSRRESRMKKPAIGHAKAAGQEGGFYHIKEFRVSDSSQYQIGQTLTMEDLFKVGDLIDISGTSKGKGFQGSIKRHNFRSGPSGHGSKHHRAPGSIGCSATPSKVVKGKKMPGQMGNARVSKKNLIIIDIRTEDNVMVVKGSVPGSKQGLIQLYTK, from the coding sequence ATGCCAAATTCTTTAGGTATGTTAGGAAAAAAAATAGGTATGACCAGGTTGTATGATGAGAACGGTTGTGCCATCGGTGTTACTGCACTAGAAATTGGTCCCTGTGTTGTTTTGCAGGTTAAGACCCTTGAAACTGATGGTTATAGCGCTATTCAGCTGGGGTTTGATAGCAGGCGCGAAAGCCGTATGAAAAAACCTGCTATAGGACATGCAAAGGCTGCTGGCCAGGAGGGAGGATTTTATCACATCAAGGAATTTCGTGTGAGTGATTCTAGTCAATATCAGATTGGACAGACCTTGACAATGGAAGACCTTTTCAAGGTTGGTGATTTGATTGATATTTCCGGAACGTCGAAGGGTAAAGGCTTTCAGGGTTCCATTAAACGACACAATTTTCGAAGTGGTCCAAGTGGACACGGCTCAAAGCATCATCGAGCGCCTGGATCAATAGGTTGTTCAGCGACACCGAGTAAGGTTGTAAAAGGTAAGAAAATGCCTGGTCAAATGGGTAATGCTAGGGTTTCTAAAAAGAACTTAATCATTATTGATATTCGTACAGAAGACAATGTTATGGTTGTCAAGGGGTCAGTGCCTGGTTCAAAACAGGGACTTATTCAACTTTACACAAAATAG
- the rplD gene encoding 50S ribosomal protein L4 yields MAVTEVINIKKEKVGEVDLNDNLFGVEVDAHLLHSVVRMQRAARRSGNACTKTRVEVRGSSVKPYRQKGTGRARAGSKHSPLWRGGGVAFGPKPRSYAFKLTKKVRRSGLKMALSARVAEEQCVILDDFIMDEIKTKNFVSIMKNLDLANALIVVPQGNDTLELSSRNVHGFKVIQTVGLNVYDILNHKQLVLLQNSIEQLEKRLLS; encoded by the coding sequence ATGGCAGTAACTGAAGTAATTAATATTAAAAAAGAAAAAGTTGGAGAGGTTGATCTTAACGATAATCTCTTTGGTGTTGAAGTTGATGCGCACTTGCTCCATAGCGTTGTAAGAATGCAACGCGCAGCACGACGATCTGGAAATGCATGTACTAAGACCCGTGTAGAAGTACGCGGTAGTTCAGTGAAACCATATCGACAGAAAGGAACTGGGCGTGCCCGTGCAGGTTCAAAACACTCTCCACTATGGCGTGGAGGTGGTGTGGCATTTGGGCCAAAGCCGCGAAGTTATGCCTTTAAACTGACTAAAAAAGTCAGGCGCAGTGGGCTTAAAATGGCATTAAGTGCACGTGTTGCTGAAGAGCAATGTGTCATTCTTGATGATTTCATTATGGATGAGATCAAAACCAAGAATTTCGTGTCTATTATGAAAAACCTTGATCTTGCCAACGCCCTGATCGTTGTTCCGCAGGGTAATGACACTCTTGAACTCTCTTCACGAAATGTGCATGGCTTTAAGGTTATTCAGACTGTAGGGTTAAACGTTTATGATATTTTAAATCATAAACAACTTGTTCTGCTTCAAAATAGCATAGAGCAGCTAGAAAAGAGGTTGTTATCATGA
- the qmoC gene encoding quinone-interacting membrane-bound oxidoreductase complex subunit QmoC has protein sequence MRIDPDLQFIKYLKGAGGDTLKKCYQCATCSVVCPLSSDTKPFPRKEMIWAQWGLKDKLVADPDVFLCHQCGDCTAYCPRGAKPGDVLGAIRAYAYTYYGFPSGLAKLTTSAKNLPLIIGIPALIIAIMWGIAGANLAHGYPDFGEFFGHWDFKYLSKTVFFIDIIMLPAAALAIFSTYKGVSTMWGKMAADLEGSTDYRPSVPQFITEFLWPSIKEIISHNRFNECGENRDRAKGHKPLMLAFIGLLIVTAYSFIRKDLIGIIDPGMHGPIPFWDPIKILANVSAVALLYGIFLLWGQRSNSEAKTGATGTFYDWFLIYVIAGVGITGLLSELLRFTGIGSLAYLMYYLHLVSVLMLFLYMPYTKFAHLVYRTFAMAFERYRVSSFVVKKASN, from the coding sequence ATGAGGATTGATCCTGATTTACAATTCATTAAATACCTGAAAGGAGCTGGTGGAGATACACTTAAAAAATGCTATCAGTGTGCTACGTGTTCAGTCGTTTGTCCGTTGTCATCTGACACGAAGCCTTTTCCCCGTAAGGAGATGATCTGGGCTCAGTGGGGCTTAAAGGATAAGTTAGTAGCTGACCCCGATGTCTTTTTATGCCATCAATGTGGAGACTGCACGGCTTACTGTCCTCGTGGTGCTAAACCCGGAGATGTTTTAGGGGCAATTAGAGCCTACGCCTATACATACTATGGCTTCCCATCTGGACTTGCTAAGTTGACAACGTCAGCCAAAAATTTGCCTTTAATAATTGGCATACCTGCCTTGATTATTGCAATTATGTGGGGTATCGCAGGTGCTAATCTAGCGCACGGCTATCCAGATTTTGGTGAATTTTTTGGGCATTGGGATTTTAAATATCTGTCTAAAACGGTCTTTTTTATCGATATAATTATGTTACCAGCTGCTGCTCTTGCAATTTTTTCTACCTACAAAGGTGTTTCTACTATGTGGGGGAAAATGGCTGCCGATCTCGAAGGCAGCACCGATTACCGTCCATCCGTACCGCAGTTTATTACCGAGTTTTTATGGCCATCAATTAAGGAAATTATTTCCCATAATCGCTTTAATGAGTGTGGTGAAAATCGGGATAGAGCTAAAGGTCATAAACCTTTAATGTTGGCATTTATTGGTTTACTGATTGTTACAGCGTATAGTTTTATTCGAAAAGACCTTATTGGTATTATCGATCCTGGAATGCATGGACCTATCCCATTTTGGGATCCAATTAAGATTTTGGCCAACGTAAGTGCTGTTGCTTTGCTCTATGGTATATTCCTGCTGTGGGGACAGCGCTCTAACAGCGAGGCCAAAACTGGTGCGACAGGTACTTTTTATGATTGGTTCTTGATTTACGTTATAGCCGGTGTCGGTATTACAGGACTGCTTTCTGAGTTGTTACGTTTTACTGGAATTGGCTCTTTGGCTTATCTTATGTACTATTTGCATCTGGTGTCAGTATTGATGCTTTTTCTGTACATGCCATATACAAAGTTTGCACATCTGGTATATCGAACGTTTGCGATGGCATTTGAACGATATCGAGTAAGTAGTTTTGTTGTAAAAAAGGCCTCAAATTAA
- the tuf gene encoding elongation factor Tu → MAKAKFERKKPHVNIGTIGHIDHGKTTLTSAITRVLATKGYASATDFDQIDKAPEEKERGITISTAHVEYETDNRHYAHVDCPGHADYIKNMITGAAQMDGAILVVGADDGPMPQTREHILLGRQVGVPSIVIFLNKCDMVDDAELIELVDMELRELLDKYEYPGDDTPIIQGSALKALENPDDPTYAKCIWDLMAACDSFIPEPKRDVDKPYLMPVEDVFSISGRGTVATGRIETGVINVGDEIEVVGIRATQKTTVTGVEMFRKILDTGMAGDNVGILLRGIKREEIERGQVLAKPGSITPHTKFKAECYILSKEEGGRHTPFFNGYRPQFYFRTTDVTGVVNLPEGVEMVMPGDNVSIEGVLITPIAMQEGLRFAIREGGRTVGAGVINTIIE, encoded by the coding sequence ATGGCTAAAGCAAAATTTGAAAGGAAAAAACCACATGTCAATATCGGCACAATAGGCCATATTGATCATGGTAAAACTACGCTGACCTCGGCAATAACACGAGTATTGGCAACAAAGGGTTATGCGAGCGCAACTGATTTTGATCAGATCGATAAGGCACCCGAAGAAAAAGAGCGTGGAATTACAATTTCAACAGCGCATGTTGAGTACGAGACCGATAACCGTCACTATGCACATGTTGATTGTCCCGGCCATGCTGACTATATCAAGAACATGATAACCGGTGCTGCCCAGATGGATGGTGCTATACTTGTAGTTGGTGCTGATGACGGCCCAATGCCTCAGACTCGTGAGCACATTCTTTTGGGACGTCAGGTAGGTGTACCTTCGATAGTTATCTTCCTGAATAAGTGTGATATGGTTGATGACGCAGAGCTCATCGAACTGGTTGATATGGAGCTTCGTGAACTTCTTGATAAATATGAGTATCCTGGTGACGACACCCCAATCATTCAAGGGTCAGCATTAAAGGCACTGGAAAATCCGGATGATCCGACCTACGCAAAATGTATCTGGGATTTGATGGCTGCCTGTGACTCTTTTATCCCTGAGCCTAAGCGAGATGTTGATAAGCCATACTTGATGCCTGTCGAGGATGTGTTCTCAATCTCAGGCCGTGGAACAGTCGCAACCGGCCGAATTGAGACAGGTGTAATCAACGTAGGCGATGAGATCGAGGTTGTTGGTATTCGTGCAACACAGAAGACAACGGTTACCGGTGTTGAGATGTTCCGTAAGATCCTCGATACAGGTATGGCTGGAGATAATGTCGGAATCCTTCTACGTGGAATCAAGCGAGAAGAGATTGAACGTGGTCAGGTATTGGCCAAGCCAGGATCAATCACACCACATACAAAGTTTAAGGCAGAGTGCTATATCCTTTCAAAGGAAGAGGGTGGACGTCACACACCATTCTTTAATGGCTACCGACCACAGTTCTATTTCAGAACAACCGACGTAACTGGAGTAGTGAATTTGCCAGAGGGCGTTGAGATGGTAATGCCAGGAGACAATGTATCAATTGAGGGAGTACTGATAACTCCGATAGCGATGCAAGAGGGTTTACGGTTTGCGATCCGCGAGGGTGGTAGAACTGTTGGTGCTGGCGTTATTAACACGATTATCGAGTAG
- the rpsJ gene encoding 30S ribosomal protein S10, producing the protein MVQTQKIRIRLKGYDHKLLDQSTLEIVETAKSTGAMVAGPIPLPTMINKYCVLKSVHVDKKSREQFEMRTHKRLLDILEPTQQTIDALMKLELSAGVDVEIKL; encoded by the coding sequence ATGGTTCAAACTCAAAAAATTCGCATTAGGCTTAAAGGTTACGACCATAAGCTCCTTGATCAATCGACACTGGAAATTGTTGAAACAGCCAAAAGCACTGGTGCTATGGTTGCCGGACCAATTCCTCTGCCAACGATGATCAACAAATACTGTGTACTTAAATCAGTGCATGTTGATAAAAAATCAAGAGAGCAGTTTGAGATGCGAACACATAAACGTTTGCTTGATATTCTTGAACCTACTCAACAGACCATTGACGCACTCATGAAGCTTGAGCTTTCTGCAGGTGTTGATGTTGAGATTAAGCTGTAA